In the Armatimonas rosea genome, CCTCGCCGACGATGTGGTGACGGTCAGTGATGAGCGGATTGCGGAGGCGATCTTGCTGCTCCTTACCCGCATGAAGGTCCTGGTCGAGCCATCGGGGGCGGCAGGGCTCGCGGCGCTCCTCTCGCACCCGGGGCTGGGCGTGGGGCAGACCGCCTGCATCCTCTGCGGCGGCAATATCGACCTCAAGCTCCTCTCGGACCTGATCGAGCGCGGGATGATCCGCAGTAGCCGCTACTTCCACTTCTTCACATCGTGCCCGGATCGCCCGGGCGGCCTTGCGGCGCTCCTGGACACCATCGCCAAGGCCGGCGGCAATGTCATGGAGGTGACCCACAACCGCATCAGCGCCGAGATCCCCTACGGCCGCACGGGAGTCGAGATGCTGATCGAGGTACGCGGCGAGGAGCATATCGCCCGCATTGAAGAGCGCCTCCAGGTCGGCGGCTACCCCGTCCGGCGGCTGGACTGAGCGCCTAGGGCACGCCGGGGGGGAGGGTGAGGCGGTAGTGCGCTGGCTTTCCTTGGTAGGTTCCCTCCCCGATCACAAAGCGCCCATTGACTCGGCTGGCCGAGAGTAGCTTCCAGCCCGAGCGGCGTGGCACGAGGGTCTGGAGGTCCAGGTAGCGTCCCGCCTTCCAGAGATACGGGGTAGACTCGCCCGTGAGCTTGCTGGTCATCAGCCCTACCACCTTGCCGTCGTCGTCGATATCCTCACAGGAGCTGCAGGTATGTCCCAGAGGCGAGGCGCTCTCCCAGAGAGTCTGTGGCGGCGTGCTCGGCGACAGCCAGATCGCCCCCACCGGGACATCGTCCTTGAGCATGCGGCCCACCAGCATCCGACCCTTGCCAATCCGTAGGGGTGTCGCACTGGACGGCAGCGCAACCGCAGTGGTGGTGTTTCCTGAGAGCACTTGGTAGCCTGGTGAGCCATCCACCAGCTGCTCTCCTTGGGCGTTTTCATCGAGCACGGAGAGGGGAGAGCGCGGCGGTGAAAGGGACTCCGACGATGGCTCGGGCTTGCCATTACGCCAGAGAGTGGGCTGTACCTGGGCTTGCTTGGAGGGCGGCACCCGCTCCTTTTCGCTGTAGCCCCAGGGGCCTTGTGTGGAGTAGGTACTGCAAGAGGCGGAGGCATACCCAGGAAGCGGGGGGAGCGCGAGCCACTGCCCGTGTCGGTAGAGAACCCCCCAGGTGACTCCGTTGTGGAGCGAGATAGTGCCGACAAGAGCATCATCGGCGATAACCCCACTTGGGGAAAACGGCTTGAGCCGGAAGCGTGTGGGCGGGAAGACACTCACCGGGGGGACGAGGGGCTCGGGTTGGGTGTGGCTGGGCCGCCAGAGCTTCATCTGGTTTTCTATCTTGCCAAGTACCGTCCCATCCTGCGCGAGGCTCAGCATAGCGGACTGCGCTGGGACGCTGGGGTTGAGGAGGAGGAGCGGCTCGAGCTGGGCGGGTTGACGTGGAACGAGGCCCCCCCCAAGCACCGCGGTGATACCGCTCACGGGGAGACCTACCGCAACCAGCACGAGGGCACCCAGTCGCCCGACACGTCTTGCGCGCGCCCGTGGCAGTGCCTGGGTGAGAGCCTCCTGGAGGCGCTGGGTCTTCTCCGCATCCAGCGTGCTCTCGACATGCCAGAGACGTGCCTGGTGCTCTAGTTCTGTATCCGTCACTTAATGGTCTCCTCCGAAAGCTGCTCGCGTAGGCGGCGGGTGGCCTCAAAGACACGGGCTTGGACGGTTCCCTGAGGGACTCCTAGGATCTTGGCGGCCTCCTTGTGGGTCCAACCCTCGGCCTTGACCAGAACAAACGCCTCGCGCTGGGCTACCGGGAGGGTGCTGAGGGCTCGGTCGAGGTCGAGGCGCAGGGCGGTGTCCTCCGAGCGCGTGCCTCCCTCGCCCTCCACGAGCGGCACCGTCTCCAGACGGGAGCGTTTTTGGTGCGCTCGCCAGGTGCGAACCGTGACCGTGTAGAGCCACGTGGTGAGCCTTGCTTTTCCGAGAAAGAGTGGCAGCGTTTTTAGGGCTGCCACCAGGGCTTCCTGTGTGATATCCTCCGCCTCTGCCACACTGCCGGAGCACAGCCGTAAGGCCAACCGGTAGATCCGGTCTTTGTGCTCCAGGAGCTGCTGGGGGTCCAGTGAAAGCATAGTCTCAGAGAGTTAGTGGGTATTGTGAACCACTTTGTTGTCTTGAGACTAGCTTTTTTTGAAGACCATCGTGTCTTGGTTGGCACTGACCACGCGGAGATTAAAGCTCTTGAGAGACTCCTCGGCGAGCAAGAGGCTGGCGATACCACGAAGCACCTTGGCGCTACCTTTGACGGTGAGCTCGGTGAGCTCTGGCGTGTAGTTTTTGATCTCCGCGCTGGCAACTCCCTTGAGCTTGCCCAAGACATCGGTGAGCTGGGTCGCCTCGCTGTAGTCGCCGAGTCCCTGGAACTGGAGAGCATAGACTTTCATGTCCTCAAAATCATTCTCCGTCGCGACCGGAATCTTGTCCATCAGGCGAACCACGAGCTGCTGCACGGCACGCTGGGCACACTGCCCCACCTTGGTCTCATTCCAGGCTGAGTTCTTATCGGTGGGCGGCGGCGCTGTCTGCTGGGGAGCGTTCTTCCCCAGCACCGAGTTGAGCCCTAGTTTGAGTAGCTCTCCGCCCCCGAAGCTCTTGCTCAAGAGGGAGTTGATATCGCTCTCGTCGGTGCCCTCGGTAACTAAAGTACTGGAGGTGGCCAGAATATCCCCCGTCTCCACACTCACGAGGCGCACATCAATCGCCACCCGCAGTTCGTAGGCCTTGGCGGAGGGATTGGGGACGTTATTCCGATTGCCTCCAAACCGGCCCAGCACGGACTTGGCGACCTCTGTGCCCTGGTTTGTCGGCCTCTCGACGATATTGAACTCGGTGATCTTACCCATCACGGCGACGGCAGCTCCTTTCAGGCGAGCAAGCTCTTGGATGCCGCCCTTATCCGCCGTTCCCGCGCTCATTCCCCGCTCTTTCTCCAAGACAGCCAGCTCCGCACGCTCGACAACACGGGCACCTTGTTGCACGAGACGCTGGGTAAACATATCGGCGATCTCCTGGCCGAGGGGCATGCTGTCCTTGACTTTTCGATCGAGCTGAAGAAAGGTCGATACCATGACCCGCTTGGTCTTGGGGGCCTCAGGAGCTGCCTGCGTAGCGCCTGTCGGCTCTTGGGCAAAGCTGGCCTTAGGAGTGGCCACGAGGAGGGTTGCGAGCGCGGTGAGCGCAAAGAGAGTGTTGTTGTTGAGATTCATTGTCGGTTCCTTATCACTAGGTTTTACGTTATCCCCATCTTAGGCGTCGTCCGTAAAGGGCTAGTGAACCTAGCGTGAGAAAACCGTGAAATCGAAAAATGTGAAAAAAAAGTCCGCTGGCAGGTCTGCCAGCGGACGGCTTGAGAGGGGAGACTAGTTGCCCGTGATACGGAACTTCAGCCGGACCCGGTTGTAGACTGCCTCGCGGTTTTTGATGTTATTGGTGAGCTTTCCGTAGCCTGCGACCGTGAGCTCCTCACCTGCGGCTCCATTGGCATCGCCATAGATACGCTGGGTGCGGGTGTCGAAGTAGACATAGACATTGTCCCGCCCCACCACCGAGGAGATCGCACAGTCATCGTCGGGGTTGGGCCCCCCCAGGTCACGGTCGATCACCGAGATGCAGATAGGAATCACGGACTGTGGCAGGTTGCTGAGGCTGTGGCTCTTGGTACCCTTTGTCGTACGCATACCATCGTCCCACTTCAGGGTCTCTGCCTTATCCGCAATGCGGACCGTCACCGAGAAATCCGCCTGAGTGCCTATCTCTGCACCGAGGAAATTGATCTTATCCAAGGTGCCATCCACATCGTGGACCTCCAGAACATCCACCTTGACACTGTGCGTTGGAGCGATGTTCTTGGTCGCGCCGGGTGTCCAGACACTCAGGTCGGAGTTTTGGACCGCCGTGGGGCCAGCGTTGCGGATCAGCTCGTTGTGGATCCAGAGCCCGCTGCCGACATTGAACATCTCGGAGCCGTGGTTGTCCATGTCCCAGGGCATCTGGGAACCAAAGCGGCTCCCGTAGAGCCCCTTCCACCACCAGGGCTTGCTCACCCCACCGGTCACGCCTAGGCCACTGTAGGAGTCAAAGCCACAGAAGCCATCGGTATCGTTCTCGCCGTCGGGGGTTCGGGTGTACTCGTCCGCTGTCAGGATATCCAGCACGGTTCCGGCCACCAAGCTCGGCCAGACCACCGTGACTCCCTGAGCACGGGAGATATTCGAGCCTACCCCTTTATTGGGCGAGCCAAAGATATCCGCCTCCGGGATCGCGGTCCGTCCCCAGGGCCTGGTGTTCTCCGGACCGTAGCCCATCCGGTGGAGGAGCGACTCGATGATATAGAGCGACCCGGCATCTGTGGCGAAGCGCTCACCGTCCATGATGTCGAAGAAGTTGTGAGGGCGCATCTTCCCTCCGGTGAGCCATGGAGCACGCTTTCGGTCAAAGAACAGCCCGCCGGGGTTTCGTCCTCCCATCGTGTAGAACGGCACCACGCTGCCATCGACGCGGACCGCTTTCTCGGGGGAGAGGATCCCCTTGTTGTACTCCGCCATACGGGTGATATCCACCAGCGAGTCGCGGTCTCCTCCCGCCGACTTCACGGCATCGGTGAGCGCCTCTTGGAGGCCCACGAGGTTGCTGGTGATCAGATCGGGAGTGATGGCATTGAGAACGGGGTGCTTCTTCAGGCTGTTCTCATTGGGCAGGATCGCCGCGCCCAGCTTAAGGACCTTGTCCATGTCGGGGCACATGTTGGCAATCGGGGTGCCGGTGTGGGGTGTTCCCATCGTGGTGACATGCACCACGCGGCGGCGGATAAAGTCTGCTCGTCGGCGCTGCTCGGCAGTCAGCTTGCCGCCAAAGAGATCGGGGCCCTCG is a window encoding:
- a CDS encoding RNA polymerase sigma factor; this translates as MLSLDPQQLLEHKDRIYRLALRLCSGSVAEAEDITQEALVAALKTLPLFLGKARLTTWLYTVTVRTWRAHQKRSRLETVPLVEGEGGTRSEDTALRLDLDRALSTLPVAQREAFVLVKAEGWTHKEAAKILGVPQGTVQARVFEATRRLREQLSEETIK
- a CDS encoding FlgO family outer membrane protein, whose translation is MNLNNNTLFALTALATLLVATPKASFAQEPTGATQAAPEAPKTKRVMVSTFLQLDRKVKDSMPLGQEIADMFTQRLVQQGARVVERAELAVLEKERGMSAGTADKGGIQELARLKGAAVAVMGKITEFNIVERPTNQGTEVAKSVLGRFGGNRNNVPNPSAKAYELRVAIDVRLVSVETGDILATSSTLVTEGTDESDINSLLSKSFGGGELLKLGLNSVLGKNAPQQTAPPPTDKNSAWNETKVGQCAQRAVQQLVVRLMDKIPVATENDFEDMKVYALQFQGLGDYSEATQLTDVLGKLKGVASAEIKNYTPELTELTVKGSAKVLRGIASLLLAEESLKSFNLRVVSANQDTMVFKKS
- a CDS encoding esterase/lipase family protein, coding for MKTLSLCLALTLGTGTLAAAQTPTVQNTRPQITLNLNEPKSFAFSPKRPRLVILMHGVTNRPASAPYENIDTPTHARWYWGMDLIQALMGVPGREQVKVLQHYPDPAHALAGDCGVTLDSGTTTFENFNPANWSYAGRVLGGKVYPPAHDPLVELEFGPKHKIPVEPDEEPDPKETPAPKNTPTPPALPKTNFAPVILPYSKLLMVQPEAARPSAQKDPVRYVEALFRQSDNPTTGVMVTFRDGSKHLMSQVAEAIDQIYDTYERTFGHLKEENQPQLYLVGHSFGGIVARAILTNPEGPDLFGGKLTAEQRRRADFIRRRVVHVTTMGTPHTGTPIANMCPDMDKVLKLGAAILPNENSLKKHPVLNAITPDLITSNLVGLQEALTDAVKSAGGDRDSLVDITRMAEYNKGILSPEKAVRVDGSVVPFYTMGGRNPGGLFFDRKRAPWLTGGKMRPHNFFDIMDGERFATDAGSLYIIESLLHRMGYGPENTRPWGRTAIPEADIFGSPNKGVGSNISRAQGVTVVWPSLVAGTVLDILTADEYTRTPDGENDTDGFCGFDSYSGLGVTGGVSKPWWWKGLYGSRFGSQMPWDMDNHGSEMFNVGSGLWIHNELIRNAGPTAVQNSDLSVWTPGATKNIAPTHSVKVDVLEVHDVDGTLDKINFLGAEIGTQADFSVTVRIADKAETLKWDDGMRTTKGTKSHSLSNLPQSVIPICISVIDRDLGGPNPDDDCAISSVVGRDNVYVYFDTRTQRIYGDANGAAGEELTVAGYGKLTNNIKNREAVYNRVRLKFRITGN